The Planctomycetota bacterium genome contains the following window.
CGACGCCGAGGACGGCTACGGCTGGGAAAAGCTCTTCAGCGAACGCATGAGCCGGCACTTCCGCGAGGACTTCGGCCTGCGCACCCGCGTAGCCCGCTTCCACAACGTCTACGGCCCCCACGGCACCTACGACGGCGGCCGTGAGAAGGCCCCCGCCGCGATGTGCCGCAAGGTCATCAAGGCCAAGCTCACCGGCGAGCACGACATGGAAATCTGGGGCGACGGGAAGCAGACGCGCTCGTTCATGTACATCACCGACTGCCTCGAGGGCGTTCACAAGATCACCGACAGCGACATCCTCGAACCGATCAACCTCGGCAGCAGCGAGCTCGTCAGCATCAACCAGCTCGTCGACATCGTCGAAGACCTGGCCGGCATCAAGCTCAACCGCCACTACAACCTCGACGCCCCCAAGGGCGTCCGCGGCCGCAACAGCGACAACACCAAGATCCACGACTACCTCGGCTGGGAACCGAGCGTCGCCCTTCGCGACGGCATGGAGAAGACGTACAAGTGGATCTACGACGAAATG
Protein-coding sequences here:
- a CDS encoding NAD-dependent epimerase/dehydratase family protein codes for the protein MPDNQNHHPAKDDLILVCGAGGFIGGHLIADLREKGYTNLRAADRKPFEGWYQKFDDVDNHVLDLQELPACRTAAEGAHTVFQLAADMGGMGFIENNKALCMLSVLTNTHMLMAAKDTGTQSFFYSSSACVYNATKQTNADVTALKEEDAYPADAEDGYGWEKLFSERMSRHFREDFGLRTRVARFHNVYGPHGTYDGGREKAPAAMCRKVIKAKLTGEHDMEIWGDGKQTRSFMYITDCLEGVHKITDSDILEPINLGSSELVSINQLVDIVEDLAGIKLNRHYNLDAPKGVRGRNSDNTKIHDYLGWEPSVALRDGMEKTYKWIYDEMSSGRESVVNVA